The following are encoded in a window of Ogataea parapolymorpha DL-1 chromosome VII, whole genome shotgun sequence genomic DNA:
- a CDS encoding Protein GCN20, producing the protein MSNFGLQVRQTVPAIDPVITDYAIGYLGHLFHATEDSVLAQQLDIPKEIQFLSQLLVSAGGESDKVNGLAAKVQEALKKQLADNMAKLAVTGDTSKRLLDVDLIHNQQRDLDSSLALLNSTSDIAHTGRNMETRVDKKKLQKAEAKIAKKVAKRANKFVQYEASKLLNEQTKEDYDSFFLKVNPIDFGAGAGKSKDIKVENFDLYVGAGKRILSDASLTLAYGRRYGLVGQNGIGKSTLLRALSRRELNIPKHITILHVEQELRGDETTALQSVLDADVWRKQLLHEQAKIDERISEIDRLKAEFEPESLEAKKLENEQNDLAERLEEVHEKLSEMESDRAEGRAASILYGLGFSEEAQQQPTNTFSGGWRMRLSLARALFCKPDLLLLDEPTNMLDVPSSTYLAHYLQTYPATVLVVSHDRAFLNEVATDIIHQHSERLDYYRGSNFDSFYNTREERLKNQKREYENQMQYRQHLQAFIDKFRYNAAKSSEAQSRIKKLEKLPVLEPPQEEKQITFKFPEPDKIQPPILQLSGVSFGYDPNKLLLSDVDLDVQLDSRIALVGANGCGKTTLLKILMGDNTPLQGSVTRNSRLRIGYFAQHHVDQMDLNLSAVSWLSTKFPGKTDEEYRRHLGSFGITGSLSLQKMESLSGGQKSRVAFASLCLNTPHILILDEPSNHLDTSGLDALSDALKNFKGGVLMVSHDVAMINSVCNEIWVSEDGTVKRFDGDIYAYKKYILAKADASGVVKRH; encoded by the coding sequence ATGTCAAACTTTGGGTTACAGGTTAGACAGACGGTGCCGGCGATCGACCCGGTCATCACCGACTACGCTATTGGCTATCTGGGCCATCTTTTCCACGCAACAGAGGACTCTGTTCTTGCGCAACAATTGGACATTCCTAAGGAAATACAGTTTTTGAGCCAGCTTCTGGTCAGTGCTGGCGGAGAGTCAGACAAGGTGAATGGTCTCGCGGCAAAAGTACAGGAGGCACTCAAAAAACAACTGGCAGACAACATGGCCAAGTTGGCGGTCACGGGAGACACATCGAAACGGCTGTTGGACGTCGATCTGATCCATAATCAGCAGCGTGATCTTGACAGTTCTTTGGCTCTCCTAAACTCAACTTCCGATATTGCGCACACTGGTAGGAACATGGAGACCCGTgtggacaagaagaaattgcAGAAGGCCGAGGCCAAGATCGCCAAGAAGGTGGCCAAACGCGCCAACAAGTTTGTCCAGTACGAAGCttccaagctgctcaacgaaCAGACCAAGGAGGACTACGACTCGTTCTTCCTCAAGGTCAACCCTATTGATTTTGGTGCTGGCGCGGGCAAGTCCAAGGACATCAAAGTGGAGAACTTCGATCTGTACGTGGGGGCAGGAAAACGTATTCTTTCAGATGCCTCGCTTACCCTGGCGTACGGCCGTCGCTATGGTCTTGTTGGACAGAATGGTATTGGTAAGTCGACATTACTGCGTGCTCTCTCCCGCAGAGAGCTGAACATCCCCAAACACATCACCATTTTGCACgtggagcaggagctgcGTGGAGATGAAACCACGGCGCTGCAGTCTGTGCTGGACGCTGACGTTTGGCGGAAGCAGCTTTTGCACGAGCAGGCAAAGATAGACGAGCGGATCTCAGAGATCGACAGGCTCAAGGCCGAGTTTGAGCCGGAGTCGCTCGAGGcgaagaagctggaaaatgagcaGAACGACCTGGCAGAGCGGCTCGAGGAGGTGCACGAGAAGCTGAGCGAAATGGAGAGCGACCGTGCTGAGGGCAGGGCCGCGTCGATTTTGTACGGCTTGGGGTTCAGCGAGGAggcacagcagcagcctaCCAACACGTTCTCTGGAGGATGGCGGATGCGGTTGTCATTGGCCAGAGCACTTTTCTGCAAGCCagatctgctgcttttggACGAGCCCACAAACATGCTGGACGTGCCTTCGAGCACGTACTTGGCTCATTATCTGCAAACGTATCCTGCCACGGTGCTGGTCGTCTCGCACGACCGTGCGTTCTTGAACGAGGTGGCCACCGATATAATTCATCAGCACTCTGAGAGACTGGATTACTACAGAGGCTCGAACTTCGACTCGTTCTACAACACCAGGGAGGAGCGGCTCAAGAACCAGAAGCGCGAGTACGAGAACCAGATGCAGTACAGACAGCATCTGCAAGCGTTCATCGACAAGTTCCGATACAACGCTGCGAAATCGTCTGAGGCGCAGTCGCGaatcaaaaagctcgagaagctgcCTGTGCTGGAGCCGCCacaggaggagaagcagatAACTTTCAAATTCCCGGAGCCAGACAAGATCCAGCCACCAATTTTGCAGCTCAGCGGTGTTTCGTTCGGCTATGATCCAAATAAATTGCTCCTATCGGACGTCGACCTGGACGTGCAACTGGACTCGAGAATTGCGCTTGTCGGAGCCAACGGGTGCGGTAAAACGACGCTGTTGAAGATCCTCATGGGCGACAACACGCCACTTCAAGGATCTGTGACCAGAAACTCGCGGCTGCGGATTGGCTACTTTGCGCAGCACCACGTCGACCAGATGGACCTGAACCTGAGCGCTGTCAGCTGGCTGAGCACCAAGTTTCCCGGCAagaccgacgaggagtacagAAGACATCTGGGGTCGTTTGGAATCACCGGCTCGCTGTCTTTGCAGAAGATGGAGTCGCTGTCTGGAGGACAGAAGTCGAGAGTGGCCTTTGCCTCGCTATGTCTCAACACGCCCCatattttgattttggacgagcctTCGAACCATTTGGATACATCTGGACTGGATGCGCTGAGTGACGCGCTCAAAAACTTCAAGGGCGGAGTTCTGATGGTGTCGCACGATGTCGCGATGATTAACAGCGTTTGCAACGAGATCTGGGTCAGCGAGGACGGCACGGTCAAACGGTTCGACGGCGACATCTATGCATACAAGAAGTACATTCTGGCGAAGGCCGATGCTTCTGGAGTGGTCAAGAGACATTGA
- a CDS encoding Exosome complex exonuclease DIS3 has product MASVKRQRPADGLAVTQKVFVRSRNGGALKIVREHYLRDDIPCSSVCCDDCEEYYKPSPDGQPSEPILSGEPLEITKSDIGRHYLILDTNVVLNAIDMLESDKVFYDVIVPQTVLEEVRNRSYPIYMRLRALCKNDDKRFVVFHNEFKTDSFVSREKGESAQDYNDRLIRKCALFYSQHLAKHKISIVLLTSDKNNIEKAVNEGIRTMSLHSYVSLLPNFNELEDMLPSNETFSRQLTEINYQEYYSPARLMGGIKNGTLYQGTINISSYNFLEGSISVPSMPKPLLVLGRENLNRSFNGDTVVVELLPKNKWKKPSTEIIDEETINSNEVGDEDEDEVVISDQERRLLAEHAVAAQGEDQKVIPTARVVGIVKRSWRLYVGQLAPNSAAKDQVGGNAAKSCFVILMDRSLPKVRIRTRRARELLGKRIVVAVDSWSPTSKYPDGHFVRVLGDIEDKDAEQEALLLEHDVEYRPFSKNVLDCLPKEGHDWKVPEKLDNGDPQLAQRRDLREKLVCSIDPPGCVDIDDALHAQRLPNGNYEVGVHIADVTHFVKPGTALDQEGASRATSVYLVDKRIDMLPMLLGTDLCSLKPYVDRFAFSVLWEMDEDANIVRVDYFKSIIRSKEAFAYEQAQLRMDDPSQQDDLTKGMRILLQLSKKLKQKRLDAGALNLASPEVKVHMDSETSDPGEVEVKKLVEANSLVEEFMLLANISVAKKIYDEFPQVAMLRRHASPPATNFEVLNDMLRVRKGMSISLESSKALADSLDRCEDPQDPYFNTLLRIMATRCMMAAEYFSAGNYGYEDFRHYGLATEIYTHFTSPIRRYCDVVVHRQLAAAIGYEPLHPLHRDKAKMDLVVKNINKRHRNAQFAGRASIEYYVGQVMKNTQSTHEGYVIKVFSNGIVVLVPKFGVESLIKLESLGDIRTSHFDEDLYKLTFTDKNGSKRQVSVFDRVQVSVTSQLDEMTGKRKAQLLLA; this is encoded by the coding sequence ATGGCCTCTGTGAAAAGACAGCGTCCGGCCGACGGACTTGCGGTCACGCAGAAAGTGTTCGTGCGGTCCCGCAATGGTGGAGCCCTGAAGATTGTTCGTGAGCATTATTTGAGAGACGACATTCCGTGCTCTAGCGTCTGTTGCGACGATTGCGAGGAATACTACAAGCCTTCTCCTGATGGCCAGCCCAGCGAGCCAATTTTGAGCGGCGAGCCCCTGGAGATCACCAAGAGCGACATTGGAAGACACtacttgattttggacaCCAACGTGGTTTTAAATGCCATAGATATGCTCGAAAGCGACAAGGTGTTTTACGACGTGATCGTTCCGCAAACAGTGCTGGAAGAGGTGCGAAACCGCAGTTATCCTATATATATGCGTCTTCGTGCGCTGTGcaagaacgacgacaaACGGTTTGTGGTGTTCCACAACGAGTTTAAGACCGACTCGTTTGTTTCCCGCGAGAAAGGCGAGTCTGCACAGGATTACAATGATAGACTGATTAGAAAGTGCGCATTGTTTTATAGCCAGCATTTGGCAAAACATAAGATCTCGATCGTGTTGCTGACCAGCGACAAGAACAACATCGAAAAAGCCGTCAACGAGGGAATCAGAACCATGTCCTTGCACAGTTACGTTTCTCTGCTACCGAACTTCAACGAGTTGGAGGACATGTTGCCGTCCAACGAGACGTTTTCGCGCCAGCTCACAGAGATCAATTATCAGGAGTACTATTCGCCTGCGCGTCTAATGGGAGGGATTAAGAACGGGACCCTGTACCAGGGCACGATTAACATTTCGTCGTacaattttctggaagGCTCGATTTCCGTGCCGTCGATGCCGAAGCCGCTGCTCGTTTTGGGCAGAGAGAACCTGAACCGGAGTTTCAATGGCGACACCGTCGTGGTGGAGCTGTTGCCAAAAAACAAGTGGAAAAAACCGTCCACGgagatcatcgacgaggagaccATCAACAGCAACGAAGTAggcgacgaggacgaggatgaggTGGTCATTTCCGACCAGGAGCGGCGACTGCTTGCCGAACACGCGGTGGCTGCCCAGGGCGAGGACCAGAAGGTGATTCCGACCGCGCGAGTCGTGGGCATTGTGAAACGGAGCTGGCGACTCTATGTTGGGCAGCTGGCCCCAAACTCCGCAGCCAAAGACCAGGTTGGTGGAAACGCCGCAAAGTCGTGTTTTGTCATATTGATGGACCGATCGTTGCCTAAAGTGCGCATCCGCACCAGACGCGCCCGCGAGCTGCTAGGAAAGCGGATCGTCGTGGCTGTCGACTCGTGGAGCCCGACCTCGAAGTATCCAGACGGCCATTTTGTGCGTGTTTTGGGCGACATCGAGGACAAGGACGCGGAGCAGGAAGCACTTCTTTTGGAGCACGACGTGGAGTATAGGccgttttccaaaaacgtTCTGGACTGTCTTCCTAAGGAAGGCCACGACTGGAAGGTGCCGGAGAAACTCGACAACGGCGACCCGCAGCTGGCGCAAAGACGTGATCTCAGAGAGAAACTCGTCTGCTCGATCGACCCGCCGGGCTGTGTGGACATCGACGATGCGTTGCATGCTCAGCGGCTGCCTAATGGCAACTACGAGGTGGGTGTGCACATTGCGGACGTGACGCATTTCGTGAAGCCTGGGACGGCCTTGGACCAGGAGGGAGCCTCCAGAGCCACTTCTGTGTACCTGGTCGACAAAAGAATCGACATGCTGCCAATGCTACTGGGTACGGATTTGTGTTCGCTGAAGCCGTATGTGGACAGGTTTGCATTTAGCGTTCTCTGGGAaatggacgaggacgccAACATTGTGCGCGTAGACTACTTCAAGTCGATTATCCGGTCAAAGGAAGCGTTTGCTTACGAGCAGGCCCAGTTGCGGATGGATGATCCGTCCCAGCAGGACGATTTGACCAAAGGTATGCGGATTTTGCTGCAGCTGTCAaagaaactcaaacagAAGAGACTGGATGCCGGCGCCTTGAATCTCGCGTCGCCAGAGGTGAAGGTGCACATGGACAGTGAGACGTCTGACCCGGGCGAGGTGGAGGTGAAAAAACTCGTCGAGGCCAACTCGCTCGTGGAAGAATTTATGCTTTTGGCCAACATTTCTGTGGCCAAGAAAATATACGACGAGTTCCCGCAGGTGGCCATGCTCAGACGGCACGCGTCGCCGCCAGCCACCAATTTTGAGGTTTTGAACGACATGTTGCGTGTGCGCAAGGGAATGTCTATTTCTCTGGAAAGCTCCAAGGCTCTGGCAGATTCGCTCGACAGGTGCGAGGACCCGCAGGACCCGTATTTCAACACCCTGCTAAGAATTATGGCCACACGGTGCATGATGGCAGCCGAATATTTCTCAGCCGGCAACTACGGCTACGAGGATTTCCGCCATTACGGTCTTGCTACCGAAATCTATACCCACTTCACCTCTCCAATTAGACGGTACTGCGACGTTGTGGTGCACAGACAGCTGGCGGCCGCTATTGGCTACGAGCCATTGCACCCGTTGCACAGAGACAAGGCCAAGATGGACCTGGTGGTGAAGAACATTAACAAGAGACACAGAAACGCACAGTTTGCTGGACGGGCCAGTATTGAGTACTACGTCGGACAGGTGATGAAGAACACGCAGAGCACGCACGAAGGATACGTGATCAAAGTGTTTTCGAACGGAATTGTTGTTCTGGTGCCGAAGTTTGGCGTCGAGAGTCTGATTAAACTTGAAAGCCTTGGAGATATCAGGACAAGCcattttgacgaggacttGTACAAATTGACTTTCACAGATAAAAATGGCAGCAAGCGCCAGGTGAGCGTGTTTGACCGTGTCCAGGTTTCTGTCACGTCGCAACTGGACGAGATGACCGGTAAGAGAAAAgcacagctgctgctggcaTAA
- a CDS encoding Hsp70/Hsp90 co-chaperone CNS1 produces the protein MVEITELDQKTDQLISEWEKRRYIPKEGEPDLPPQLSELANKPTEEVMADLNRLPLFMTELDESDGAGGENLHVEALKALAYEGEPDEIATNFKNQGNDCYKAKQYKNAVEYYTKGLEVGCNVDEINAALYLNRAACNLELKNYRRCINDAKECLKIQPKNVKALFRAAKAFLAIEKYDEAEQILQYASSLDNTSPAFKSLNKQLEDRRRLLRELEEKKRREEEAEERKKNNLKQAMVLRNYLSVSSAEPAELPAGTQIHLEDPEDIETQLIIPTMVLYPTTDEFDFVNEVSELSTPGELIELVMDRPDSYFEDPKHKNFRQMEAYMETESGGLIKAGKKVTFNAILSAASPRVPLFDDVMRIYFVPKADSKTWISKWSKEAALKKRR, from the coding sequence ATGGTGGAAATCACAGAATTAGACCAGAAGACCGACCAGCTCATTAGCGAATGGGAGAAAAGACGGTATATTCCTAAAGAAGGGGAGCCAGACTTACCTCCGCAGCTTTCAGAGCTTGCAAACAAGCCTACCGAAGAAGTTATGGCCGACTTGAACAGACTGCCTTTGTTCATGACAGAACTCGATGAGTCTGATGGTGCGGGTGGTGAAAACTTACACGTCGAGGCCCTGAAGGCTCTTGCGTACGAAGGAGAGCCGGACGAGATTGCTACCAATTTTAAGAACCAGGGAAACGACTGCTACAAGGCCAAGCAGTATAAGAATGCCGTGGAATATTACACAAAGGGACTTGAAGTTGGTTGCAACGTGGATGAGATTAATGCAGCACTGTATCTCAACAGAGCGGCTTGCAACTTGGAGCTGAAGAACTACCGCAGATGTATTAACGATGCCAAAGAGTGTCTCAAAATCCAGCCCAAGAACGTCAAAGCGCTCTTTCGTGCTGCCAAGGCCTTTCTTGCCATCGAGaagtacgacgaggccgagcaAATTCTCCAATACGCGTCCTCTCTGGACAACACCTCGCCTGCTTTTAAGTCGCTAAACAAGCAGCTCGAAGACAGACGAAGACTGCTCCGCGaattggaggagaagaaacgTAgggaggaggaggccgaaGAACGCAAAAAGAACAATCTTAAACAAGCCATGGTTCTGCGAAATTACCTAAGCGTCTCAAGCGCGGAGCCCGCAGAGCTTCCCGCAGGAACACAGATCCATTTGGAGGACCCGGAAGACATAGAGACACAGCTAATTATTCCAACCATGGTTCTGTATCCGACTACAGACGAGTTTGACTTTGTCAACGAGGTGAGCGAGCTTTCTACGCCTGGAGAGCTGATAGAACTGGTGATGGACCGTCCTGATTCCTACTTTGAGGATCCAAAGCATAAGAATTTCAGACAGATGGAAGCATATATGGAGACGGAAAGTGGCGGTTTGATCAAGGCCGGGAAGAAGGTGACGTTCAATGCGATCCTCTCTGCGGCATCTCCACGCGTGCCTTTGTTTGACGACGTGATGCGCATCTACTTTGTGCCAAAAGCGGACTCCAAAACGTGGATCTCGAAATGGAGCAAGGAGgcagctttgaaaaaaagacgataa
- a CDS encoding Nucleolar pre-ribosomal-associated protein 2, with the protein MSWKEIRTTEGITRFLRNPKCPISDICTVSEKLLEDDEPVALPDKERFIFELVCDRLGQTKNREYRSSREFWGLFQKVWLAFDSAESLKSTRIKCINRIRFNDLVVYMLSDVEFENDVEFLVIFVNCVNLVMNELRLAFSSETNVEMVARLLDLALKTKQDSCIKLAYRLFKMANTTTLHYNKKNIAHFCAECLPSLLCLMNSNEAQLLESMLREVLLRRDTIPDLKENLGFFCNSAYVKKIDGSLVAELFQRIAGRLAINDVEQIYMEIVSKFQDVKVDLLRRTVAMNKVLSTKFLTDLVESSNLNLEILQLAINKNVDVGLHYSSKIFELANTGFEEQKFRILSTLLDVYARAREMGEFFGLWLKHCNENSVLISDQFVTQVSHVIIDLSQKQMIALISKYVEIFKDNEWSSVLLSAIAKCLLSSVTGSAHTAVTKTLQQTVQEAKPLFLQVLDYKQGNAHYWKLVTMILMIYDVEPNLTSGEADEYYFAYLRLCERDLSHCNKTQANQFINHYKSSDLNFKRVIFRRWFVLMNAMLDKQQLRTLVEEYLRVETEPVKVLSNGVLHEQINLVREIINYIVHHFSEDPEKMAQYTEQIPVNCYSRAQREHALDALISVPSEAALASILMLLSQTTLRSKLESNLDVLISFVDISDDPRRLEIAEKIFDAHLRQGSKFVCDAEKQLQNKSLKTTLCLLRAERRAGKLNTQLFEATIKRCIDSLSTGTQYLDFLVELKSWNNEADPSIKPVIKQLGAKCDENTSAKLFELVCHLKNTYSPTYVLALYLNLRDSNEVISSLRTYLQELDFEQISALWMWVLDSDENASKLCSLIGLFLQIQTSENQYAQKLAIASLSKLLDLQLSTKDMTYVAQILKQILSSSHWMLTQYTVELIITFVNRVTKQLLDFEESLGEKQSLFALNCQLLSNILLFQRFRFSNRQHLITLSFIPLMECLFKLKLDASAGLAYQRLVGNLCEISASSVTNAETDSSLTSAVSYMKYQLRKFASLLIMNYVKFYLIYRLDPATKEALEGSMFVLFDLLTINELNYINVSLDSQARVVYKTLYDDYKKFGKWREE; encoded by the coding sequence ATGAGCTGGAAAGAGATTCGAACCACGGAGGGAATCACGAGGTTTTTGAGGAATCCAAAATGCCCAATTTCGGATATTTGCACGGTCTCTGAAAAGCTGCTCGAGGATGACGAACCAGTGGCTCTTCCTGACAAAGAGAGGTTTATTTTTGAGTTGGTCTGTGATCGGTTGGGCCAGACCAAGAACAGAGAGTACAGGAGCAGCAGGGAATTTTGGGGCTTATTCCAGAAAGTTTGGCTAGCATTTGATTCAGCAGAATCACTGAAATCAACCAGGATTAAGTGCATTAATAGGATTAGATTTAATGATCTGGTGGTGTACATGTTGAGCGATGTGGAATTTGAGAACGACGTCGAATTTCTCGTCATTTTTGTCAACTGCGTGAATCTAGTGATGAATGAGCTCCGATTGGCGTTTTCTTCAGAGACAAATGTTGAAATGGTGGCAAGACTTTTGGACCTTGCACTCAAGACGAAGCAGGACTCGTGTATCAAGTTAGCTTACCgacttttcaaaatggCCAACACAACCACTCTTCACTACAATAAGAAAAACATAGCTCACTTTTGCGCCGAGTGTCTTCCCAGCTTATTGTGTCTAATGAACTCCAATGAAGCCCAGCTACTGGAGAGTATGTTGAGAGAGGTGCTACTGCGAAGAGACACAATCCCAGACCTTAAGGAGAatcttggatttttctgcaattCAGCATACGTCAAAAAGATAGATGGGTCCTTGGTGGCAgagctttttcaaagaatAGCAGGAAGACTTGCAATCAACGATGTGGAACAAATTTATATGGAAATTGTTTCGAAGTTCCAGGACGTGAAAGTGGATCTGCTAAGGAGAACTGTGGCAATGAACAAAGTCTTGTCAACCAAGTTTCTCACGGACTTGGTCGAGTCTAGTAATTTGAATCTGGAAATCTTGCAACTTGCAATCAACAAAAACGTTGATGTCGGTCTTCACTACTCAAGCAAAATTTTTGAGTTGGCCAACACTGGTTTCGAGGAACAGAAGTTCAGAATATTAAGTACTCTGTTAGATGTTTATGCCAGAGCTCGTGAGATGGGCGAGTTTTTTGGTCTCTGGCTCAAACATTGCAACGAGAACTCTGTTTTAATCTCCGACCAATTTGTGACACAGGTCTCTCATGTCATCATTGACCTATCACAGAAACAAATGATTGCCCTGATCAGCAAATACGTCGAGATTTTTAAGGATAACGAATGGAGCTCggttcttctttctgcaaTTGCAAAATGTCTTCTTTCTAGTGTGACCGGATCGGCTCACACGGCCGTCACTAAGACACTGCAGCAGACCGTGCAAGAAGCCAAACCGCTATTCCTCCAAGTCCTGGATTACAAGCAAGGTAATGCTCATTATTGGAAGCTCGTGACGATGATTCTGATGATATACGACGTCGAGCCTAACTTAACATCTGGCGAGGCTGATGAGTACTACTTTGCGTATCTTCGTCTCTGCGAACGCGACTTATCACACTGCAACAAAACACAAGCGAACCAGTTTATCAACCACTATAAAAGCTCCGACCTCAATTTCAAGCGTGTGATTTTCAGACGATGGTTTGTTCTCATGAATGCGATGCTTGATAAACAGCAGCTCAGAACTCTCGTTGAAGAATATTTGAGAGTCGAAACAGAGCCGGTAAAGGTGCTTTCCAACGGTGTCTTGCACGAGCAGATCAATCTCGTGAGAGAAATAATTAACTACATCGTCCATCATTTCAGTGAAGACCCCGAAAAGATGGCCCAGTACACAGAGCAAATTCCAGTTAATTGTTACTCGCGCGCTCAGAGAGAACATGCTCTGGACGCTTTGATTTCTGTGCCGTCTGAAGCTGCCTTGGCTTCCATACTGATGCTTTTGAGCCAGACCACCTTGAGATCCAAACTGGAATCCAATCTCGACGTTCTGATTTCATTTGTGGACATTTCTGACGACCCTAGACGGTTGGAAATAGCGGAGAAGATCTTTGATGCTCATCTTCGTCAAGGGTCCAAATTTGTGTGCGacgctgaaaaacaacttCAAAACAAGAGCCTCAAGACGACGCTGTGCCTGCTGCGGGCAGAGCGCAGAGCGGGAAAACTAAACACTCAGCTATTCGAGGCCACAATCAAAAGGTGTATTGACAGTCTTTCTACAGGCACACAGTActtggattttttggtGGAGCTGAAAAGTTGGAACAACGAAGCGGACCCATCCATCAAACCAGTCATCAAGCAGCTAGGTGCCAAATGTGACGAGAATACCTCAGcaaagctttttgagctggtGTGCCATTTGAAGAACACCTACAGCCCAACCTATGTGCTTGCCCTGTACTTAAATTTAAGAGATTCCAATGAAGTGATAAGTTCACTGCGAACATATTTACAGGAGCTTGATTTCGAGCAGATTTCTGCTCTGTGGATGTGGGTTTTGGACAGCGACGAGAATGCCAGCAAATTGTGCTCTTTGATAGGCCTATTTTTACAGATTCAGACTTCTGAAAATCAGTACGCGCAGAAACTGGCAATCGCTTCACTTTCCAAGCTTCTAGATTTGCAGCTCTCTACGAAAGACATGACGTATGTGGCACAAATTCTCAAACAGATATTGAGCTCTTCTCATTGGATGCTCACACAGTACACTGTGGAGCTGATCATCACTTTTGTTAACCGAGTCACGAAACAACTcctggattttgaggaatCTCTGGGTGAGAAACAATCTCTCTTTGCTCTAAACTGTCAATTGCTATCGAATATCCTGCTTTTCCAACGGTTCAGATTTTCTAACAGACAGCACTTGATAACGCTGTCCTTTATCCCCTTGATGGAGTGTCTATTCAAGCTGAAATTGGAtgcttctgctggactGGCATACCAACGTCTAGTTGGAAACCTGTGCGAGATCTCAGCCTCCTCGGTCACAAATGCAGAGACCGACTCCTCGCTGACGAGTGCCGTTTCATATATGAAATACCAGCTGCGAAAGTTTgcgtccttgttgatcatgAACTATGTCAAATTCTACCTCATTTATCGACTAGATCCTGCTACCAAGGAAGCACTGGAAGGCAGCATGTTTGTGCTATTCGATCTTTTGACGATCAACGAACTGAACTACATCAATGTAAGTCTGGACTCTCAAGCGAGGGTGGTCTACAAAACTCTCTATGATGACTACAAGAAGTTTGGCAAATGGAGAGAAGAATGA